A window of the Citrus sinensis cultivar Valencia sweet orange chromosome 9, DVS_A1.0, whole genome shotgun sequence genome harbors these coding sequences:
- the LOC102607611 gene encoding probable methyltransferase PMT6 isoform X3 — protein MNVCPITFNEYIPCHDPSYVKKLLPSLDLSRKEELERHCPPLEKRLFCLVPPPKDYKIPIRWPTSRDYVWQSNVNHTRLAEVKGGQNWVHEKGQLWWFPGGGTHFKHGAPEYIQRLGNMMTNETGNLRSAGVFQVLDVGCGVASFSAFLLPLDIQTMSFAPKDGHENQIQFALERGIGAMISALSTKQLPYPSSSFEMVHCSRCRVDWHANDGILLKEVDRVLRPNGYFVYSAPPAYRKDKDYPLIWDKLVNLTTAMCWKLIARKIQTAIWIKEENQSCLLHNADLKLIDVCDAVDEFKPSWNTPLGNCVQISSAQTNSQKLPPRPERLSVYSESLSRIGITQEEFTTDTSFWQDQVHHYWQLMNVNETEIRNAMDMNAYCGGFAVALNSLPVWVMNIVPISMKNTLSAIYNRGILGAFHDWCEPFSTYPRTYDLLHANHLFSHYKNRGEVCSLEDIMLEMDLIIRPQGFIIIRDEKSLITRISDLAPKFLWDVELHSLENREKKMESVLICRKKFWAIV, from the exons ATGAATGTATGTCCTATAACGTTCAATGAGTACATCCCTTGCCATGACCCTTCATACGTGAAGAAATTGCTCCCTAGCTTGGATCTTTCTAGAAAAGAAGAACTAGAGAGGCACTGCCCTCCACTTGAAAAGCGATTGTTCTGCTTGGTGCCTCCACCAAAAGATTATAAGATTCCTATAAGATGGCCAACCAGCAGGGACTATGTGTGGCAAAGCAATGTAAATCATACACGTCTTGCTGAAGTGAAAGGAGGACAAAATTGGGTTCATGAGAAAGGTCAATTGTGGTGGTTTCCTGGTGGTGGTACTCATTTCAAGCATGGGGCACCTGAATATATTCAAAG GTTGGGAAACATGATGACTAATGAAACAGGTAACCTGCGTTCAGCAGGGGTATTTCAAGTTCTTGATGTTGGCTGTGGAGTTGCCAGCTTCTctgcttttcttcttccctTGGATATACAAACAATGTCTTTTGCCCCCAAAGATGGACATGAAAATCAGATTCAGTTTGCTTTGGAGCGAGGGATTGGTGCAATGATCTCTGCCTTGTCCACAAAACAGCTTCCTTATCCTTCTAGCTCATTTGAGATGGTTCACTGTTCAAGGTGTCGTGTTGATTGGCATGCGAATG ATGGTATTTTACTAAAGGAAGTTGACCGTGTTCTACGACCTAACGGATATTTTGTGTACTCGGCTCCACCTGCTTATAGGAAAGACAAAGATTATCCATTGATTTGGGATAAATTGGTAAACCTCACTACAGCAATGTGCTGGAAACTAATTGCTAGAAAAATTCAGACTGCAATTtggatcaaagaagaaaaccaGTCTTGCCTTTTGCACAATGCAGATCTAAAGCTCATTGATGTTTGTGATGCTGTTGATGAGTTTAAACCATCATGGAACACGCCTCTTGGAAATTGTGTGCAAATAAGCAGTGCACAAACAAATTCCCAGAAACTCCCTCCTAGACCGGAGCGTCTCTCTGTATATTCTGAGAGTCTCAGCAGAATAG GTATCACTCAAGAGGAGTTTACAACAGACACTAGCTTTTGGCAAGATCAAGTTCATCATTACTGGCAGCTGATGAATGTGAATGAGACAGAAATACGAAATGCCATGGATATGAATGCTTATTGCGGTGGATTTGCTGTGGCTTTGAATTCGTTACCCGTGTGGGTGATGAATATAGTTCCTATTAGCATGAAGAATACTTTGTCTGCTATTTACAACAGGGGGATCTTAGGTGCTTTTCATGATTG GTGTGAGCCATTCTCAACTTATCCACGCACATACGACTTGTTGCATGCTAATCATCTCTTCTCCCACTACAAAAATCGTGGAGAAGTTTGCTCACTGGAGGATATTATGCTGGAAATGGACCTTATAATACGACCGCAG GGATTCATTATAATTCGAGATGAGAAATCTCTGATAACAAGAATCTCTGATCTTGCTCCAAAGTTTCTGTGGGACGTCGAATTGCATTCTCTGGAAAAtagagagaagaaaatggaatCTGTGCTAATCTGCAGAAAAAAGTTCTGGGCAATTGTCTGA
- the LOC102607611 gene encoding probable methyltransferase PMT6 isoform X2, which yields MGGYKLGSAFDLKSGRAIMVGLLLMVGSFYLGTLFGGNAPIYVSRTSPNSSSSGTTTFMNKVTLTYRKTPLVIPESGMNVCPITFNEYIPCHDPSYVKKLLPSLDLSRKEELERHCPPLEKRLFCLVPPPKDYKIPIRWPTSRDYVWQSNVNHTRLAEVKGGQNWVHEKGQLWWFPGGGTHFKHGAPEYIQRLGNMMTNETGNLRSAGVFQVLDVGCGVASFSAFLLPLDIQTMSFAPKDGHENQIQFALERGIGAMISALSTKQLPYPSSSFEMVHCSRCRVDWHANDGILLKEVDRVLRPNGYFVYSAPPAYRKDKDYPLIWDKLVNLTTAMCWKLIARKIQTAIWIKEENQSCLLHNADLKLIDVCDAVDEFKPSWNTPLGNCVQISSAQTNSQKLPPRPERLSVYSESLSRIGITQEEFTTDTSFWQDQVHHYWQLMNVNETEIRNAMDMNAYCGGFAVALNSLPVWVMNIVPISMKNTLSAIYNRGILGAFHDWCEPFSTYPRTYDLLHANHLFSHYKNRGEVCSLEDIMLEMDLIIRPQGFIIIRDEKSLITRISDLAPKFLWDVELHSLENREKKMESVLICRKKFWAIV from the exons atgggggGTTATAAGCTGGGATCAGCATTTGATTTGAAATCAGGGCGGGCGATAATGGTGGGCCTTTTATTAATGGTGGGTTCATTCTACTTGGGTACTCTCTTTGGAGGCAATGCTCCCATCTACGTCTCCAGAACTTCCCCCAATTCCTCGTCGTCTg GTACTACCACTTTTATGAACAAAGTTACTCTAACTTACAGGAAAACACCACTTGTTATTCCAGAAAGTGGGATGAATGTATGTCCTATAACGTTCAATGAGTACATCCCTTGCCATGACCCTTCATACGTGAAGAAATTGCTCCCTAGCTTGGATCTTTCTAGAAAAGAAGAACTAGAGAGGCACTGCCCTCCACTTGAAAAGCGATTGTTCTGCTTGGTGCCTCCACCAAAAGATTATAAGATTCCTATAAGATGGCCAACCAGCAGGGACTATGTGTGGCAAAGCAATGTAAATCATACACGTCTTGCTGAAGTGAAAGGAGGACAAAATTGGGTTCATGAGAAAGGTCAATTGTGGTGGTTTCCTGGTGGTGGTACTCATTTCAAGCATGGGGCACCTGAATATATTCAAAG GTTGGGAAACATGATGACTAATGAAACAGGTAACCTGCGTTCAGCAGGGGTATTTCAAGTTCTTGATGTTGGCTGTGGAGTTGCCAGCTTCTctgcttttcttcttccctTGGATATACAAACAATGTCTTTTGCCCCCAAAGATGGACATGAAAATCAGATTCAGTTTGCTTTGGAGCGAGGGATTGGTGCAATGATCTCTGCCTTGTCCACAAAACAGCTTCCTTATCCTTCTAGCTCATTTGAGATGGTTCACTGTTCAAGGTGTCGTGTTGATTGGCATGCGAATG ATGGTATTTTACTAAAGGAAGTTGACCGTGTTCTACGACCTAACGGATATTTTGTGTACTCGGCTCCACCTGCTTATAGGAAAGACAAAGATTATCCATTGATTTGGGATAAATTGGTAAACCTCACTACAGCAATGTGCTGGAAACTAATTGCTAGAAAAATTCAGACTGCAATTtggatcaaagaagaaaaccaGTCTTGCCTTTTGCACAATGCAGATCTAAAGCTCATTGATGTTTGTGATGCTGTTGATGAGTTTAAACCATCATGGAACACGCCTCTTGGAAATTGTGTGCAAATAAGCAGTGCACAAACAAATTCCCAGAAACTCCCTCCTAGACCGGAGCGTCTCTCTGTATATTCTGAGAGTCTCAGCAGAATAG GTATCACTCAAGAGGAGTTTACAACAGACACTAGCTTTTGGCAAGATCAAGTTCATCATTACTGGCAGCTGATGAATGTGAATGAGACAGAAATACGAAATGCCATGGATATGAATGCTTATTGCGGTGGATTTGCTGTGGCTTTGAATTCGTTACCCGTGTGGGTGATGAATATAGTTCCTATTAGCATGAAGAATACTTTGTCTGCTATTTACAACAGGGGGATCTTAGGTGCTTTTCATGATTG GTGTGAGCCATTCTCAACTTATCCACGCACATACGACTTGTTGCATGCTAATCATCTCTTCTCCCACTACAAAAATCGTGGAGAAGTTTGCTCACTGGAGGATATTATGCTGGAAATGGACCTTATAATACGACCGCAG GGATTCATTATAATTCGAGATGAGAAATCTCTGATAACAAGAATCTCTGATCTTGCTCCAAAGTTTCTGTGGGACGTCGAATTGCATTCTCTGGAAAAtagagagaagaaaatggaatCTGTGCTAATCTGCAGAAAAAAGTTCTGGGCAATTGTCTGA
- the LOC102607611 gene encoding probable methyltransferase PMT6 isoform X1, whose translation MGGYKLGSAFDLKSGRAIMVGLLLMVGSFYLGTLFGGNAPIYVSRTSPNSSSSVAGTTTFMNKVTLTYRKTPLVIPESGMNVCPITFNEYIPCHDPSYVKKLLPSLDLSRKEELERHCPPLEKRLFCLVPPPKDYKIPIRWPTSRDYVWQSNVNHTRLAEVKGGQNWVHEKGQLWWFPGGGTHFKHGAPEYIQRLGNMMTNETGNLRSAGVFQVLDVGCGVASFSAFLLPLDIQTMSFAPKDGHENQIQFALERGIGAMISALSTKQLPYPSSSFEMVHCSRCRVDWHANDGILLKEVDRVLRPNGYFVYSAPPAYRKDKDYPLIWDKLVNLTTAMCWKLIARKIQTAIWIKEENQSCLLHNADLKLIDVCDAVDEFKPSWNTPLGNCVQISSAQTNSQKLPPRPERLSVYSESLSRIGITQEEFTTDTSFWQDQVHHYWQLMNVNETEIRNAMDMNAYCGGFAVALNSLPVWVMNIVPISMKNTLSAIYNRGILGAFHDWCEPFSTYPRTYDLLHANHLFSHYKNRGEVCSLEDIMLEMDLIIRPQGFIIIRDEKSLITRISDLAPKFLWDVELHSLENREKKMESVLICRKKFWAIV comes from the exons atgggggGTTATAAGCTGGGATCAGCATTTGATTTGAAATCAGGGCGGGCGATAATGGTGGGCCTTTTATTAATGGTGGGTTCATTCTACTTGGGTACTCTCTTTGGAGGCAATGCTCCCATCTACGTCTCCAGAACTTCCCCCAATTCCTCGTCGTCTg TTGCAGGTACTACCACTTTTATGAACAAAGTTACTCTAACTTACAGGAAAACACCACTTGTTATTCCAGAAAGTGGGATGAATGTATGTCCTATAACGTTCAATGAGTACATCCCTTGCCATGACCCTTCATACGTGAAGAAATTGCTCCCTAGCTTGGATCTTTCTAGAAAAGAAGAACTAGAGAGGCACTGCCCTCCACTTGAAAAGCGATTGTTCTGCTTGGTGCCTCCACCAAAAGATTATAAGATTCCTATAAGATGGCCAACCAGCAGGGACTATGTGTGGCAAAGCAATGTAAATCATACACGTCTTGCTGAAGTGAAAGGAGGACAAAATTGGGTTCATGAGAAAGGTCAATTGTGGTGGTTTCCTGGTGGTGGTACTCATTTCAAGCATGGGGCACCTGAATATATTCAAAG GTTGGGAAACATGATGACTAATGAAACAGGTAACCTGCGTTCAGCAGGGGTATTTCAAGTTCTTGATGTTGGCTGTGGAGTTGCCAGCTTCTctgcttttcttcttccctTGGATATACAAACAATGTCTTTTGCCCCCAAAGATGGACATGAAAATCAGATTCAGTTTGCTTTGGAGCGAGGGATTGGTGCAATGATCTCTGCCTTGTCCACAAAACAGCTTCCTTATCCTTCTAGCTCATTTGAGATGGTTCACTGTTCAAGGTGTCGTGTTGATTGGCATGCGAATG ATGGTATTTTACTAAAGGAAGTTGACCGTGTTCTACGACCTAACGGATATTTTGTGTACTCGGCTCCACCTGCTTATAGGAAAGACAAAGATTATCCATTGATTTGGGATAAATTGGTAAACCTCACTACAGCAATGTGCTGGAAACTAATTGCTAGAAAAATTCAGACTGCAATTtggatcaaagaagaaaaccaGTCTTGCCTTTTGCACAATGCAGATCTAAAGCTCATTGATGTTTGTGATGCTGTTGATGAGTTTAAACCATCATGGAACACGCCTCTTGGAAATTGTGTGCAAATAAGCAGTGCACAAACAAATTCCCAGAAACTCCCTCCTAGACCGGAGCGTCTCTCTGTATATTCTGAGAGTCTCAGCAGAATAG GTATCACTCAAGAGGAGTTTACAACAGACACTAGCTTTTGGCAAGATCAAGTTCATCATTACTGGCAGCTGATGAATGTGAATGAGACAGAAATACGAAATGCCATGGATATGAATGCTTATTGCGGTGGATTTGCTGTGGCTTTGAATTCGTTACCCGTGTGGGTGATGAATATAGTTCCTATTAGCATGAAGAATACTTTGTCTGCTATTTACAACAGGGGGATCTTAGGTGCTTTTCATGATTG GTGTGAGCCATTCTCAACTTATCCACGCACATACGACTTGTTGCATGCTAATCATCTCTTCTCCCACTACAAAAATCGTGGAGAAGTTTGCTCACTGGAGGATATTATGCTGGAAATGGACCTTATAATACGACCGCAG GGATTCATTATAATTCGAGATGAGAAATCTCTGATAACAAGAATCTCTGATCTTGCTCCAAAGTTTCTGTGGGACGTCGAATTGCATTCTCTGGAAAAtagagagaagaaaatggaatCTGTGCTAATCTGCAGAAAAAAGTTCTGGGCAATTGTCTGA